The Methanoculleus taiwanensis nucleotide sequence GTCGCGTAGAGGACGTCGTACTCCTCCCGGGCAAGGAAGTCTTCCAGCCAGTCGATGTAGGCGTGGCAATCCTCCTGCGGGTCAGGGTGAACGACGCTCTTTGTCACGTACTTCGAGAGCGATGCGGCGGAGAGGCGGTAGTGCTCTCCTGCGTGAACCTCGACGCCACTCCTCCCGAGCGACCGTACGACGGCCAGACTTGCCCGCTCCCCTCCGTCTGTGACAAACACCTTCATACGTTCACCAGTTGCTTTATTCTGGCCATGCAGCGGCTCATGCCGTGGGAGAGATAGTACTGCCGGGGAATGCCGATGCACCTCCTTCGGGCAGAGAGCAGCGCTCTGCGGACGTCTTCCGGGTCGCTGCCGTCAGCGTCGATCCGCGTCACCACCCTGCCGATCTCAAAGCATGCATGGGCATCGCTGCCGGTTACCGGCTGCTTCCCTGCGGCGGCACAGAGTGCTTCCGCTCTGCTGTTTCCTTCCATCCGCGACCGCCCATTTATCACTTCGATGAGGTCAACATCAGGCACGAGCGCTGCGGGGTCGCCGCGTCTCCGGTAGGGGTGGGGAAGGAGGACGATGCCGTCCTGAGCCCGGATCGCCCGGACGGTTTCGTCAAATGACCGCGGTGCAATCTCCTCCGCGAGGAACAGCCCGATGATATCGCCGCGATCGGTCAATATTTCCATCCCCGGAATGACGGTGATA carries:
- a CDS encoding PHP domain-containing protein, which gives rise to MDLDLHIHSKYSYDSFASLQRILKTARKRGIEVVSITDHNTMAAYARSDLKKEARRYGITVIPGMEILTDRGDIIGLFLAEEIAPRSFDETVRAIRAQDGIVLLPHPYRRRGDPAALVPDVDLIEVINGRSRMEGNSRAEALCAAAGKQPVTGSDAHACFEIGRVVTRIDADGSDPEDVRRALLSARRRCIGIPRQYYLSHGMSRCMARIKQLVNV